The following are encoded together in the Neomonachus schauinslandi chromosome X, ASM220157v2, whole genome shotgun sequence genome:
- the CDK16 gene encoding cyclin-dependent kinase 16 isoform X6 → MQSEVAMDRMKKIKRQLSMTLRGGRGVDKTNGAPEQIGLDESGGGGGSDLGEVPTRAAPGEPRSGRGPLSSAPEIVHEDLKMGSDGESDQASATSSDEVQSPVRVRMRNHPPRKISTEDINKRLSLPADIRLPEGYLEKLTLNSPIFDKPLSRRLRRVSLSEIGFGKLETYIKLDKLGEGTYATVYKGKSKLTDNLVALKEIRLEHEEGAPCTAIREVSLLKDLKHANIVTLHDIIHTEKSLTLVFEYLDKDLKQYLDDCGNVINMHNVKLFLFQLLRGLAYCHRQKVLHRDLKPQNLLINERGELKLADFGLARAKSIPTKTYSNEVVTLWYRPPDILLGSTDYSTQIDMWGVGCIFYEMATGRPLFPGSTVEEQLHFIFRILGTPTEETWPGILSNEEFKTYNYPKYRAEALLSHAPRLDSDGADLLNKLLQFEGRNRISAEDAMKHPFFLSLGERIHKLPDTTSIFALKEIQLQKEASLRSSSMPDSGRPAFRVVDTEF, encoded by the exons ATGCAGTCCGAG GTCGCCATGGATCGGATGAAGAAGATCAAGCGGCAGCTGTCAATGACACTCCGAGGGGGCCGAGGTGTGGACAAGACCAATGGTGCCCCTGAGCAGATAGGCCTGGATGAGAGTGGGGGTGGCGGTGGCAGTGACCTTGGAGAGGTACCCACTCGTGCCGCTCCTGGGGAACCTCGCTCTGGACGGGGCCCCCTCAGCTCTGCACCAG AGATTGTACATGAGGACTTGAAGATGGGGTCTGATGGGGAAAGTGACCAGGCTTCAGCCACGTCCTCGGATGAGGTGCAGTCGCCAGTGAGGGTGCGCATGCGCAACCATCCCCCACGCAAGATCTCCACTGAG GACATCAACAAGCGCCTGTCACTACCAGCCGACATCCGGCTGCCTGAGGGCTACCTTGAGAAGCTGACCCTCAATAGCCCCATCTTCGACAAGCCCCTCAGCCGCCGCCTCCGCCGTGTCAGCCTG TCTGAGATTGGCTTTGGGAAACTGGAGACCTACATCAAGCTGGACAAGCTGGGTGAG GGTACCTATGCCACCGTCTACAAAGGCAAAAGCAAGCTCACGGACAACCTTGTGGCACTCAAGGAGATCAGACTGGAACACGAGGAGGGGGCACCCTGCACCGCTATCCGGGAAG TGTCCCTGCTCAAGGACCTCAAACATGCCAACATCGTCACGCTACATGACATTATCCACACGGAGAAGTCCCTCACCCTTGTCTTTGAGTACCTG gACAAGGACCTGAAGCAGTACCTGGATGACTGTGGGAACGTTATCAACATGCACAACGTGAAA CTGTTCCTGTTCCAGCTGCTCCGTGGCCTGGCCTACTGCCACCGGCAGAAGGTGCTACACCGAGACCTCAAGCCCCAAAACCTGCTCATCAACGAGAGAGGAGAGCTGAAGCTGGCAGACTTTG GCCTGGCCCGAGCTAAGTCAATCCCAACGAAGACCTACTCCAACGAGGTGGTCACACTGTGGTACCGACCCCCCGACATTCTGCTTGGGTCCACGGACTACTCGACCCAGATTGACATGTG GGGTGTGGGCTGCATCTTCTACGAGATGGCCACGGGCCGGCCCCTCTTCCCAGGCTCCACAGTGGAGGAACAGCTGCACTTCATCTTCCGCATCTTGG GAACCCCAACTGAGGAGACGTGGCCAGGCATTCTGTCCAACGAAGAGTTCAAGACATACAACTACCCCAAGTATCGAGCCGAGGCCCTTTTGAGCCACGCACCCCG ACTTGACAGCGATGGGGCTGATCTCCTCAACAAGCTGCTGCAA TTTGAAGGTCGCAATCGGATCTCCGCAGAGGACGCCATGAAACATCCATTCTTCCTCAGTCTTGGGGAGCGGATCCACAAACTTCCTGACA CTACTTCCATATTTGCACTAAAGGAGATCCAGCTACAAAAGGAGGCCAGCCTTCGGTCTTCGTCAATGCCTGACTCAG GCAGGCCAGCTTTCCGCGTGGTGGACACCGAGTTCTAA
- the CDK16 gene encoding cyclin-dependent kinase 16 isoform X5, with product MDRMKKIKRQLSMTLRGGRGVDKTNGAPEQIGLDESGGGGGSDLGEVPTRAAPGEPRSGRGPLSSAPEIVHEDLKMGSDGESDQASATSSDEVQSPVRVRMRNHPPRKISTEDINKRLSLPADIRLPEGYLEKLTLNSPIFDKPLSRRLRRVSLSEIGFGKLETYIKLDKLGEGTYATVYKGKSKLTDNLVALKEIRLEHEEGAPCTAIREVSLLKDLKHANIVTLHDIIHTEKSLTLVFEYLDKDLKQYLDDCGNVINMHNVKLFLFQLLRGLAYCHRQKVLHRDLKPQNLLINERGELKLADFGLARAKSIPTKTYSNEVVTLWYRPPDILLGSTDYSTQIDMWGVGCIFYEMATGRPLFPGSTVEEQLHFIFRILGTPTEETWPGILSNEEFKTYNYPKYRAEALLSHAPRSPCPCCRLDSDGADLLNKLLQFEGRNRISAEDAMKHPFFLSLGERIHKLPDTTSIFALKEIQLQKEASLRSSSMPDSGRPAFRVVDTEF from the exons ATGGATCGGATGAAGAAGATCAAGCGGCAGCTGTCAATGACACTCCGAGGGGGCCGAGGTGTGGACAAGACCAATGGTGCCCCTGAGCAGATAGGCCTGGATGAGAGTGGGGGTGGCGGTGGCAGTGACCTTGGAGAGGTACCCACTCGTGCCGCTCCTGGGGAACCTCGCTCTGGACGGGGCCCCCTCAGCTCTGCACCAG AGATTGTACATGAGGACTTGAAGATGGGGTCTGATGGGGAAAGTGACCAGGCTTCAGCCACGTCCTCGGATGAGGTGCAGTCGCCAGTGAGGGTGCGCATGCGCAACCATCCCCCACGCAAGATCTCCACTGAG GACATCAACAAGCGCCTGTCACTACCAGCCGACATCCGGCTGCCTGAGGGCTACCTTGAGAAGCTGACCCTCAATAGCCCCATCTTCGACAAGCCCCTCAGCCGCCGCCTCCGCCGTGTCAGCCTG TCTGAGATTGGCTTTGGGAAACTGGAGACCTACATCAAGCTGGACAAGCTGGGTGAG GGTACCTATGCCACCGTCTACAAAGGCAAAAGCAAGCTCACGGACAACCTTGTGGCACTCAAGGAGATCAGACTGGAACACGAGGAGGGGGCACCCTGCACCGCTATCCGGGAAG TGTCCCTGCTCAAGGACCTCAAACATGCCAACATCGTCACGCTACATGACATTATCCACACGGAGAAGTCCCTCACCCTTGTCTTTGAGTACCTG gACAAGGACCTGAAGCAGTACCTGGATGACTGTGGGAACGTTATCAACATGCACAACGTGAAA CTGTTCCTGTTCCAGCTGCTCCGTGGCCTGGCCTACTGCCACCGGCAGAAGGTGCTACACCGAGACCTCAAGCCCCAAAACCTGCTCATCAACGAGAGAGGAGAGCTGAAGCTGGCAGACTTTG GCCTGGCCCGAGCTAAGTCAATCCCAACGAAGACCTACTCCAACGAGGTGGTCACACTGTGGTACCGACCCCCCGACATTCTGCTTGGGTCCACGGACTACTCGACCCAGATTGACATGTG GGGTGTGGGCTGCATCTTCTACGAGATGGCCACGGGCCGGCCCCTCTTCCCAGGCTCCACAGTGGAGGAACAGCTGCACTTCATCTTCCGCATCTTGG GAACCCCAACTGAGGAGACGTGGCCAGGCATTCTGTCCAACGAAGAGTTCAAGACATACAACTACCCCAAGTATCGAGCCGAGGCCCTTTTGAGCCACGCACCCCG GTCCCCTTGTCCTTGCTGTAGACTTGACAGCGATGGGGCTGATCTCCTCAACAAGCTGCTGCAA TTTGAAGGTCGCAATCGGATCTCCGCAGAGGACGCCATGAAACATCCATTCTTCCTCAGTCTTGGGGAGCGGATCCACAAACTTCCTGACA CTACTTCCATATTTGCACTAAAGGAGATCCAGCTACAAAAGGAGGCCAGCCTTCGGTCTTCGTCAATGCCTGACTCAG GCAGGCCAGCTTTCCGCGTGGTGGACACCGAGTTCTAA
- the CDK16 gene encoding cyclin-dependent kinase 16 isoform X4 — protein sequence MAVAMDRMKKIKRQLSMTLRGGRGVDKTNGAPEQIGLDESGGGGGSDLGEVPTRAAPGEPRSGRGPLSSAPEIVHEDLKMGSDGESDQASATSSDEVQSPVRVRMRNHPPRKISTEDINKRLSLPADIRLPEGYLEKLTLNSPIFDKPLSRRLRRVSLSEIGFGKLETYIKLDKLGEGTYATVYKGKSKLTDNLVALKEIRLEHEEGAPCTAIREVSLLKDLKHANIVTLHDIIHTEKSLTLVFEYLDKDLKQYLDDCGNVINMHNVKLFLFQLLRGLAYCHRQKVLHRDLKPQNLLINERGELKLADFGLARAKSIPTKTYSNEVVTLWYRPPDILLGSTDYSTQIDMWGVGCIFYEMATGRPLFPGSTVEEQLHFIFRILGTPTEETWPGILSNEEFKTYNYPKYRAEALLSHAPRSPCPCCRLDSDGADLLNKLLQFEGRNRISAEDAMKHPFFLSLGERIHKLPDTTSIFALKEIQLQKEASLRSSSMPDSGRPAFRVVDTEF from the exons ATGGCG GTCGCCATGGATCGGATGAAGAAGATCAAGCGGCAGCTGTCAATGACACTCCGAGGGGGCCGAGGTGTGGACAAGACCAATGGTGCCCCTGAGCAGATAGGCCTGGATGAGAGTGGGGGTGGCGGTGGCAGTGACCTTGGAGAGGTACCCACTCGTGCCGCTCCTGGGGAACCTCGCTCTGGACGGGGCCCCCTCAGCTCTGCACCAG AGATTGTACATGAGGACTTGAAGATGGGGTCTGATGGGGAAAGTGACCAGGCTTCAGCCACGTCCTCGGATGAGGTGCAGTCGCCAGTGAGGGTGCGCATGCGCAACCATCCCCCACGCAAGATCTCCACTGAG GACATCAACAAGCGCCTGTCACTACCAGCCGACATCCGGCTGCCTGAGGGCTACCTTGAGAAGCTGACCCTCAATAGCCCCATCTTCGACAAGCCCCTCAGCCGCCGCCTCCGCCGTGTCAGCCTG TCTGAGATTGGCTTTGGGAAACTGGAGACCTACATCAAGCTGGACAAGCTGGGTGAG GGTACCTATGCCACCGTCTACAAAGGCAAAAGCAAGCTCACGGACAACCTTGTGGCACTCAAGGAGATCAGACTGGAACACGAGGAGGGGGCACCCTGCACCGCTATCCGGGAAG TGTCCCTGCTCAAGGACCTCAAACATGCCAACATCGTCACGCTACATGACATTATCCACACGGAGAAGTCCCTCACCCTTGTCTTTGAGTACCTG gACAAGGACCTGAAGCAGTACCTGGATGACTGTGGGAACGTTATCAACATGCACAACGTGAAA CTGTTCCTGTTCCAGCTGCTCCGTGGCCTGGCCTACTGCCACCGGCAGAAGGTGCTACACCGAGACCTCAAGCCCCAAAACCTGCTCATCAACGAGAGAGGAGAGCTGAAGCTGGCAGACTTTG GCCTGGCCCGAGCTAAGTCAATCCCAACGAAGACCTACTCCAACGAGGTGGTCACACTGTGGTACCGACCCCCCGACATTCTGCTTGGGTCCACGGACTACTCGACCCAGATTGACATGTG GGGTGTGGGCTGCATCTTCTACGAGATGGCCACGGGCCGGCCCCTCTTCCCAGGCTCCACAGTGGAGGAACAGCTGCACTTCATCTTCCGCATCTTGG GAACCCCAACTGAGGAGACGTGGCCAGGCATTCTGTCCAACGAAGAGTTCAAGACATACAACTACCCCAAGTATCGAGCCGAGGCCCTTTTGAGCCACGCACCCCG GTCCCCTTGTCCTTGCTGTAGACTTGACAGCGATGGGGCTGATCTCCTCAACAAGCTGCTGCAA TTTGAAGGTCGCAATCGGATCTCCGCAGAGGACGCCATGAAACATCCATTCTTCCTCAGTCTTGGGGAGCGGATCCACAAACTTCCTGACA CTACTTCCATATTTGCACTAAAGGAGATCCAGCTACAAAAGGAGGCCAGCCTTCGGTCTTCGTCAATGCCTGACTCAG GCAGGCCAGCTTTCCGCGTGGTGGACACCGAGTTCTAA
- the CDK16 gene encoding cyclin-dependent kinase 16 isoform X2: MWGWCRRNMPFYGRAQGRIGGPLVLGEPLAPPTAGPITTAAPENTCCGGLCSHSEAAPIEANSPPVGPLPSASHPGVNTQVAMDRMKKIKRQLSMTLRGGRGVDKTNGAPEQIGLDESGGGGGSDLGEVPTRAAPGEPRSGRGPLSSAPEIVHEDLKMGSDGESDQASATSSDEVQSPVRVRMRNHPPRKISTEDINKRLSLPADIRLPEGYLEKLTLNSPIFDKPLSRRLRRVSLSEIGFGKLETYIKLDKLGEGTYATVYKGKSKLTDNLVALKEIRLEHEEGAPCTAIREVSLLKDLKHANIVTLHDIIHTEKSLTLVFEYLDKDLKQYLDDCGNVINMHNVKLFLFQLLRGLAYCHRQKVLHRDLKPQNLLINERGELKLADFGLARAKSIPTKTYSNEVVTLWYRPPDILLGSTDYSTQIDMWGVGCIFYEMATGRPLFPGSTVEEQLHFIFRILGTPTEETWPGILSNEEFKTYNYPKYRAEALLSHAPRLDSDGADLLNKLLQFEGRNRISAEDAMKHPFFLSLGERIHKLPDTTSIFALKEIQLQKEASLRSSSMPDSGRPAFRVVDTEF; the protein is encoded by the exons ATGTGGGGCTGGTGCCGGCGGAATATGCCATTCTATGGGCGAGCCCAGGGCCGTATTGGTGGCCCCTTGGTCCTGGGCGAGCCGCTCGCCCCACCCACAGCTGGGCCCATCACCACTGCTGCACCTGAGAATACCTGCTGTGGAGGCCTTTGTTCCCACAGTGAGGCTGCCCCCATAGAGGCCAACAGTCCACCAGTTGGGCCCTTGCCCTCggccagccacccaggcgtcaaCACCCAG GTCGCCATGGATCGGATGAAGAAGATCAAGCGGCAGCTGTCAATGACACTCCGAGGGGGCCGAGGTGTGGACAAGACCAATGGTGCCCCTGAGCAGATAGGCCTGGATGAGAGTGGGGGTGGCGGTGGCAGTGACCTTGGAGAGGTACCCACTCGTGCCGCTCCTGGGGAACCTCGCTCTGGACGGGGCCCCCTCAGCTCTGCACCAG AGATTGTACATGAGGACTTGAAGATGGGGTCTGATGGGGAAAGTGACCAGGCTTCAGCCACGTCCTCGGATGAGGTGCAGTCGCCAGTGAGGGTGCGCATGCGCAACCATCCCCCACGCAAGATCTCCACTGAG GACATCAACAAGCGCCTGTCACTACCAGCCGACATCCGGCTGCCTGAGGGCTACCTTGAGAAGCTGACCCTCAATAGCCCCATCTTCGACAAGCCCCTCAGCCGCCGCCTCCGCCGTGTCAGCCTG TCTGAGATTGGCTTTGGGAAACTGGAGACCTACATCAAGCTGGACAAGCTGGGTGAG GGTACCTATGCCACCGTCTACAAAGGCAAAAGCAAGCTCACGGACAACCTTGTGGCACTCAAGGAGATCAGACTGGAACACGAGGAGGGGGCACCCTGCACCGCTATCCGGGAAG TGTCCCTGCTCAAGGACCTCAAACATGCCAACATCGTCACGCTACATGACATTATCCACACGGAGAAGTCCCTCACCCTTGTCTTTGAGTACCTG gACAAGGACCTGAAGCAGTACCTGGATGACTGTGGGAACGTTATCAACATGCACAACGTGAAA CTGTTCCTGTTCCAGCTGCTCCGTGGCCTGGCCTACTGCCACCGGCAGAAGGTGCTACACCGAGACCTCAAGCCCCAAAACCTGCTCATCAACGAGAGAGGAGAGCTGAAGCTGGCAGACTTTG GCCTGGCCCGAGCTAAGTCAATCCCAACGAAGACCTACTCCAACGAGGTGGTCACACTGTGGTACCGACCCCCCGACATTCTGCTTGGGTCCACGGACTACTCGACCCAGATTGACATGTG GGGTGTGGGCTGCATCTTCTACGAGATGGCCACGGGCCGGCCCCTCTTCCCAGGCTCCACAGTGGAGGAACAGCTGCACTTCATCTTCCGCATCTTGG GAACCCCAACTGAGGAGACGTGGCCAGGCATTCTGTCCAACGAAGAGTTCAAGACATACAACTACCCCAAGTATCGAGCCGAGGCCCTTTTGAGCCACGCACCCCG ACTTGACAGCGATGGGGCTGATCTCCTCAACAAGCTGCTGCAA TTTGAAGGTCGCAATCGGATCTCCGCAGAGGACGCCATGAAACATCCATTCTTCCTCAGTCTTGGGGAGCGGATCCACAAACTTCCTGACA CTACTTCCATATTTGCACTAAAGGAGATCCAGCTACAAAAGGAGGCCAGCCTTCGGTCTTCGTCAATGCCTGACTCAG GCAGGCCAGCTTTCCGCGTGGTGGACACCGAGTTCTAA
- the CDK16 gene encoding cyclin-dependent kinase 16 isoform X1 — protein sequence MWGWCRRNMPFYGRAQGRIGGPLVLGEPLAPPTAGPITTAAPENTCCGGLCSHSEAAPIEANSPPVGPLPSASHPGVNTQVAMDRMKKIKRQLSMTLRGGRGVDKTNGAPEQIGLDESGGGGGSDLGEVPTRAAPGEPRSGRGPLSSAPEIVHEDLKMGSDGESDQASATSSDEVQSPVRVRMRNHPPRKISTEDINKRLSLPADIRLPEGYLEKLTLNSPIFDKPLSRRLRRVSLSEIGFGKLETYIKLDKLGEGTYATVYKGKSKLTDNLVALKEIRLEHEEGAPCTAIREVSLLKDLKHANIVTLHDIIHTEKSLTLVFEYLDKDLKQYLDDCGNVINMHNVKLFLFQLLRGLAYCHRQKVLHRDLKPQNLLINERGELKLADFGLARAKSIPTKTYSNEVVTLWYRPPDILLGSTDYSTQIDMWGVGCIFYEMATGRPLFPGSTVEEQLHFIFRILGTPTEETWPGILSNEEFKTYNYPKYRAEALLSHAPRSPCPCCRLDSDGADLLNKLLQFEGRNRISAEDAMKHPFFLSLGERIHKLPDTTSIFALKEIQLQKEASLRSSSMPDSGRPAFRVVDTEF from the exons ATGTGGGGCTGGTGCCGGCGGAATATGCCATTCTATGGGCGAGCCCAGGGCCGTATTGGTGGCCCCTTGGTCCTGGGCGAGCCGCTCGCCCCACCCACAGCTGGGCCCATCACCACTGCTGCACCTGAGAATACCTGCTGTGGAGGCCTTTGTTCCCACAGTGAGGCTGCCCCCATAGAGGCCAACAGTCCACCAGTTGGGCCCTTGCCCTCggccagccacccaggcgtcaaCACCCAG GTCGCCATGGATCGGATGAAGAAGATCAAGCGGCAGCTGTCAATGACACTCCGAGGGGGCCGAGGTGTGGACAAGACCAATGGTGCCCCTGAGCAGATAGGCCTGGATGAGAGTGGGGGTGGCGGTGGCAGTGACCTTGGAGAGGTACCCACTCGTGCCGCTCCTGGGGAACCTCGCTCTGGACGGGGCCCCCTCAGCTCTGCACCAG AGATTGTACATGAGGACTTGAAGATGGGGTCTGATGGGGAAAGTGACCAGGCTTCAGCCACGTCCTCGGATGAGGTGCAGTCGCCAGTGAGGGTGCGCATGCGCAACCATCCCCCACGCAAGATCTCCACTGAG GACATCAACAAGCGCCTGTCACTACCAGCCGACATCCGGCTGCCTGAGGGCTACCTTGAGAAGCTGACCCTCAATAGCCCCATCTTCGACAAGCCCCTCAGCCGCCGCCTCCGCCGTGTCAGCCTG TCTGAGATTGGCTTTGGGAAACTGGAGACCTACATCAAGCTGGACAAGCTGGGTGAG GGTACCTATGCCACCGTCTACAAAGGCAAAAGCAAGCTCACGGACAACCTTGTGGCACTCAAGGAGATCAGACTGGAACACGAGGAGGGGGCACCCTGCACCGCTATCCGGGAAG TGTCCCTGCTCAAGGACCTCAAACATGCCAACATCGTCACGCTACATGACATTATCCACACGGAGAAGTCCCTCACCCTTGTCTTTGAGTACCTG gACAAGGACCTGAAGCAGTACCTGGATGACTGTGGGAACGTTATCAACATGCACAACGTGAAA CTGTTCCTGTTCCAGCTGCTCCGTGGCCTGGCCTACTGCCACCGGCAGAAGGTGCTACACCGAGACCTCAAGCCCCAAAACCTGCTCATCAACGAGAGAGGAGAGCTGAAGCTGGCAGACTTTG GCCTGGCCCGAGCTAAGTCAATCCCAACGAAGACCTACTCCAACGAGGTGGTCACACTGTGGTACCGACCCCCCGACATTCTGCTTGGGTCCACGGACTACTCGACCCAGATTGACATGTG GGGTGTGGGCTGCATCTTCTACGAGATGGCCACGGGCCGGCCCCTCTTCCCAGGCTCCACAGTGGAGGAACAGCTGCACTTCATCTTCCGCATCTTGG GAACCCCAACTGAGGAGACGTGGCCAGGCATTCTGTCCAACGAAGAGTTCAAGACATACAACTACCCCAAGTATCGAGCCGAGGCCCTTTTGAGCCACGCACCCCG GTCCCCTTGTCCTTGCTGTAGACTTGACAGCGATGGGGCTGATCTCCTCAACAAGCTGCTGCAA TTTGAAGGTCGCAATCGGATCTCCGCAGAGGACGCCATGAAACATCCATTCTTCCTCAGTCTTGGGGAGCGGATCCACAAACTTCCTGACA CTACTTCCATATTTGCACTAAAGGAGATCCAGCTACAAAAGGAGGCCAGCCTTCGGTCTTCGTCAATGCCTGACTCAG GCAGGCCAGCTTTCCGCGTGGTGGACACCGAGTTCTAA
- the CDK16 gene encoding cyclin-dependent kinase 16 isoform X3, whose product MQSEVAMDRMKKIKRQLSMTLRGGRGVDKTNGAPEQIGLDESGGGGGSDLGEVPTRAAPGEPRSGRGPLSSAPEIVHEDLKMGSDGESDQASATSSDEVQSPVRVRMRNHPPRKISTEDINKRLSLPADIRLPEGYLEKLTLNSPIFDKPLSRRLRRVSLSEIGFGKLETYIKLDKLGEGTYATVYKGKSKLTDNLVALKEIRLEHEEGAPCTAIREVSLLKDLKHANIVTLHDIIHTEKSLTLVFEYLDKDLKQYLDDCGNVINMHNVKLFLFQLLRGLAYCHRQKVLHRDLKPQNLLINERGELKLADFGLARAKSIPTKTYSNEVVTLWYRPPDILLGSTDYSTQIDMWGVGCIFYEMATGRPLFPGSTVEEQLHFIFRILGTPTEETWPGILSNEEFKTYNYPKYRAEALLSHAPRSPCPCCRLDSDGADLLNKLLQFEGRNRISAEDAMKHPFFLSLGERIHKLPDTTSIFALKEIQLQKEASLRSSSMPDSGRPAFRVVDTEF is encoded by the exons ATGCAGTCCGAG GTCGCCATGGATCGGATGAAGAAGATCAAGCGGCAGCTGTCAATGACACTCCGAGGGGGCCGAGGTGTGGACAAGACCAATGGTGCCCCTGAGCAGATAGGCCTGGATGAGAGTGGGGGTGGCGGTGGCAGTGACCTTGGAGAGGTACCCACTCGTGCCGCTCCTGGGGAACCTCGCTCTGGACGGGGCCCCCTCAGCTCTGCACCAG AGATTGTACATGAGGACTTGAAGATGGGGTCTGATGGGGAAAGTGACCAGGCTTCAGCCACGTCCTCGGATGAGGTGCAGTCGCCAGTGAGGGTGCGCATGCGCAACCATCCCCCACGCAAGATCTCCACTGAG GACATCAACAAGCGCCTGTCACTACCAGCCGACATCCGGCTGCCTGAGGGCTACCTTGAGAAGCTGACCCTCAATAGCCCCATCTTCGACAAGCCCCTCAGCCGCCGCCTCCGCCGTGTCAGCCTG TCTGAGATTGGCTTTGGGAAACTGGAGACCTACATCAAGCTGGACAAGCTGGGTGAG GGTACCTATGCCACCGTCTACAAAGGCAAAAGCAAGCTCACGGACAACCTTGTGGCACTCAAGGAGATCAGACTGGAACACGAGGAGGGGGCACCCTGCACCGCTATCCGGGAAG TGTCCCTGCTCAAGGACCTCAAACATGCCAACATCGTCACGCTACATGACATTATCCACACGGAGAAGTCCCTCACCCTTGTCTTTGAGTACCTG gACAAGGACCTGAAGCAGTACCTGGATGACTGTGGGAACGTTATCAACATGCACAACGTGAAA CTGTTCCTGTTCCAGCTGCTCCGTGGCCTGGCCTACTGCCACCGGCAGAAGGTGCTACACCGAGACCTCAAGCCCCAAAACCTGCTCATCAACGAGAGAGGAGAGCTGAAGCTGGCAGACTTTG GCCTGGCCCGAGCTAAGTCAATCCCAACGAAGACCTACTCCAACGAGGTGGTCACACTGTGGTACCGACCCCCCGACATTCTGCTTGGGTCCACGGACTACTCGACCCAGATTGACATGTG GGGTGTGGGCTGCATCTTCTACGAGATGGCCACGGGCCGGCCCCTCTTCCCAGGCTCCACAGTGGAGGAACAGCTGCACTTCATCTTCCGCATCTTGG GAACCCCAACTGAGGAGACGTGGCCAGGCATTCTGTCCAACGAAGAGTTCAAGACATACAACTACCCCAAGTATCGAGCCGAGGCCCTTTTGAGCCACGCACCCCG GTCCCCTTGTCCTTGCTGTAGACTTGACAGCGATGGGGCTGATCTCCTCAACAAGCTGCTGCAA TTTGAAGGTCGCAATCGGATCTCCGCAGAGGACGCCATGAAACATCCATTCTTCCTCAGTCTTGGGGAGCGGATCCACAAACTTCCTGACA CTACTTCCATATTTGCACTAAAGGAGATCCAGCTACAAAAGGAGGCCAGCCTTCGGTCTTCGTCAATGCCTGACTCAG GCAGGCCAGCTTTCCGCGTGGTGGACACCGAGTTCTAA